A genomic window from Silene latifolia isolate original U9 population chromosome Y, ASM4854445v1, whole genome shotgun sequence includes:
- the LOC141630136 gene encoding uncharacterized protein LOC141630136 yields the protein MPIFWSALAWRLNKEKVAIPRCDIATTIQAFRQGLHQDSDLYKDLTKHPCTTFEEVQTKAIAVMRLEEDSAPIRGIYDSDPVSRKAPVENKSERPKPYSRSVNRVSRNSEERSEADLPPKVSEYGFTTNLAGLFKALKKLGRRVRWPKVPEGNPTSRRDTGKKCEFHGSNTNDTDECHSLRKEVKFHYDQGNMDHLLPRNATRVNSTDQVLSSPPPKCTRTVNVITGGSELCGLTYSAAKRHATRIKRDRPESSCRINRQNLPSVTFDETDAASAPEQHHNALIITLPIENCEVRKTLVDTGSSVNLIMLETLKGMGFTEKDLAKKAVPLVGFSGETKHSLGEIVIPTYAGGVNKQALDPRDERNSLNDHQCLKFPTPWGVQEIRGDQEEAKDCYKDLPIRG from the exons ATGCCAATTTTCTGGAGCGCCTTGGCTTGGAG gctcaacaaggagaaggtggctATCCCAAGATGTGATATAGCAACCACTATACAAGCTTTCCGCCAAGGACTGCACCAGGATTCAGATCTCTACAAGGATCTGACGAAGCACCCTTGTACCACCTTTGAGGAAGTACAGACAAAGGCAATTGCTGTCATGAGATTAGAGGAAGACTCTGCACCAATCAGAGGCATCTATGATTCAGACCCAGTATCCAGAAAAGCTCCAGTAGAAAATAAGAGTGAAAGGCCCAAGCCCTACAGCAGGAGCGTAAACAGAGTCTCTAGAAATTCTGAAGAAAGGAGCGAAGCAGATCTGCCTCCGAAAGTAAGTGAGTATGGTTTTACTACGAATCTTGCAGGACTATTCAAAGCCTTGAAGAAGCTGGGACGCAGAGTCAGATGGCCAAAAGTTCCAGAAGGAAACCCCACCAGCAGAAGGGACACAggcaagaagtgtgagttccacggcAGCAACACCAACGACACCGATGAATGTCACTCCCtcagaaaggaagtcaaattccacTATGATCAAGGAAATATGGATCACCTCCTACCCAGAAACGCAACCAGAGTGAACTCTACAGATCAGGTTCTGTCATCTCCTCCTCCTAAGTGCACTAGAACTGTGAATGTTATTACAGGTGGATCGGAGCTGTGTGGGCTGACATATTCAGCAGCAAAGAGGCATGCGACCAGAATTAAGCGAGACAGACCAGAAAGCTCCTGCAGGATTAATCGCCAGAATCTGCCGTCAGTCACCTTTGACGAAACAGATGCAGCGTCTGCTCCAGAACAGCACCACAATGCCCTAATCATCACGCTTCCTATAGAAAATTGCGAGGTGAGGAAGACCTTGGTGGATACCGGAAGCTCTGTCAACTTGATCATGTTAGAGACACTCAAAGGCATGGGATTCACCGAGAAAGATCTAGCAAAGAAGGCGGTTCCCTTGGTTGGTTTCAGTGGCGAAACAAAGCACTCCCTAGGAGAAATCGTCATCCCAACCTACGCCGGAGGTGTAAACAAGCAG gccctggatccacgagaTGAAAGAAATTCCCTCAACGACCACCAATGCCTGAAGTTTCCAACGCCTTGGGGGGTGCAAGAGATACGTGGGGATcaggaagaagctaaggattgctATAAG GATCTACCTATCAGAGGCTag